Proteins encoded within one genomic window of Episyrphus balteatus chromosome 1, idEpiBalt1.1, whole genome shotgun sequence:
- the LOC129906814 gene encoding uncharacterized protein LOC129906814 isoform X1: MDIHLVRLMIACWSLLTLCVAVRCSPVYPNVNFLSKPNFEPMCTNQQERFIESEGKESSLILEFNPDETKKESCMRILSAPDFHGFIVRLIRPKIRTSFHNAHAGPPPKDVDKVHRNRTCPLKIFSSLEPQIPSWQVDPCQLEDSSMDMEDPVKLFQGRLRVVWEHGGHELSSKLMITVLGKGDACQEDNKHPCLKIGLEPLLCISKALVCDGIRHCPYSNEYDSDEDNEMCWNHKKIDDGDILEQWALEVFRNLFAFDVPPPNTEANTTKNPSTEKSDGNPKNKTVGENMASGSGYTRRNSTRLGLNSDLSKYGPWGYLMLGMLLCGGALLICGLWECCFLNKSDHTITASASQSAHNDSDASMQQGNITIEHQSTPPNYEELDPPPPYSVLFPNQKAVTPEAVDTTAVTSASVMPTSTSSEPNTSSTPTPTPAPTAPPNSEITVTS, translated from the exons atgTCAACTTCCTGTCAAAGCCAAATTTTGAGCCAATGTGCACAAATCAACAGGAACGTTTCATTGAAAGTGAAGGCAAAGAATCTAGTCTGATATTGGAATTTAATCCTGATGAAACTAAAAAAGAATCTTGCATGCGTATTCTGAGTGCTCCCGATTTTCATGGTTTCATAGTGAGATTAATTCGACCAAAAATACGAACATCTTTTCACAATGCTCACGCTGGTCCACCACCTAAGGATGTTGACAAAGTGCATAGGAATCGAACGTGTCCTCTTAAAATT TTTAGTTCATTGGAACCACAGATACCATCATGGCAAGTTGATCCTTGTCAATTAGAAGACAGCTCAATGGATATGGAAGATCCAGTTAAATTATTTCAAGGACGTTTACGTGTAGTATGGGAACACGGTGGACATGAACTGTCATCGAAATTGATGATAACAGTTTTGGGGAAAGGTGATGCATGCCAGGAAGACAACAAACATCCATGTTTGAAAATTGG CCTGGAACCTCTACTTTGCATATCCAAAGCTCTCGTATGCGATGGCATACGCCATTGCCCATACAGCAATGAATACGACAGTGACGAAGACAACGAAATGTGTTGgaatcataagaaaattgacGACGGTGACATACTTGAACAATGGGCGTTAGAAGTTTTTCGAAATCTCTTCGCCTTCGATGTACCACCTCCAAATACCGAAGCAAATACAACCAAAAATCCATCAACAGAAAAATCCGAtggaaatccaaaaaataaaactgtcgGTGAGAATATGGCCAGTGGAAGTGGTTACACAAGACGCAATTCAACACGACTCGGTCTCAATAGTGACCTCTCGAAATACGGTCCCTGGGGTTATTTGATGCTGGGCATGCTTCTATGCGGAGGAGCCCTCCTCATATGTGGTTTATGGG AATGCTGTTTCCTTAACAAATCCGATCACACAATTACAGCTTCCGCATCGCAATCAGCCCACAATGACTCGGATGCCTCCATGCAACAGGGCAACATCACAATAGAACACCAGTCAACGCCACCCAACTACGAGGAATTGGATCCTCCACCACCCTATTCCGTTCTGTTTCCCAATCAAAAAGCTGTAACTCCTGAGGCGGTGGACACTACCGCAGTCACTTCAGCATCTGTAATGCCAACAAGTACAAGCTCCGAGCCAAATACAAGCTCCACACCAACACCGACGCCAGCGCCAACGGCACCACCAAATTCCGAGATTACAGTCACCTCCTAG
- the LOC129906814 gene encoding uncharacterized protein LOC129906814 isoform X2 — MDIHLVRLMIACWSLLTLCVAVRCSPVYPNVNFLSKPNFEPMCTNQQERFIESEGKESSLILEFNPDETKKESCMRILSAPDFHGFIVRLIRPKIRTSFHNAHAGPPPKDVDKVHRNRTCPLKIFSSLEPQIPSWQVDPCQLEDSSMDMEDPVKLFQGRLRVVWEHGGHELSSKLMITVLGKGDACQEDNKHPCLKIGLEPLLCISKALVCDGIRHCPYSNEYDSDEDNEMCWNHKKIDDGDILEQWALEVFRNLFAFDVPPPNTEANTTKNPSTEKSDGNPKNKTVGENMASGSGYTRRNSTRLGLNSDLSKYGPWGYLMLGMLLCGGALLICGLWASASQSAHNDSDASMQQGNITIEHQSTPPNYEELDPPPPYSVLFPNQKAVTPEAVDTTAVTSASVMPTSTSSEPNTSSTPTPTPAPTAPPNSEITVTS; from the exons atgTCAACTTCCTGTCAAAGCCAAATTTTGAGCCAATGTGCACAAATCAACAGGAACGTTTCATTGAAAGTGAAGGCAAAGAATCTAGTCTGATATTGGAATTTAATCCTGATGAAACTAAAAAAGAATCTTGCATGCGTATTCTGAGTGCTCCCGATTTTCATGGTTTCATAGTGAGATTAATTCGACCAAAAATACGAACATCTTTTCACAATGCTCACGCTGGTCCACCACCTAAGGATGTTGACAAAGTGCATAGGAATCGAACGTGTCCTCTTAAAATT TTTAGTTCATTGGAACCACAGATACCATCATGGCAAGTTGATCCTTGTCAATTAGAAGACAGCTCAATGGATATGGAAGATCCAGTTAAATTATTTCAAGGACGTTTACGTGTAGTATGGGAACACGGTGGACATGAACTGTCATCGAAATTGATGATAACAGTTTTGGGGAAAGGTGATGCATGCCAGGAAGACAACAAACATCCATGTTTGAAAATTGG CCTGGAACCTCTACTTTGCATATCCAAAGCTCTCGTATGCGATGGCATACGCCATTGCCCATACAGCAATGAATACGACAGTGACGAAGACAACGAAATGTGTTGgaatcataagaaaattgacGACGGTGACATACTTGAACAATGGGCGTTAGAAGTTTTTCGAAATCTCTTCGCCTTCGATGTACCACCTCCAAATACCGAAGCAAATACAACCAAAAATCCATCAACAGAAAAATCCGAtggaaatccaaaaaataaaactgtcgGTGAGAATATGGCCAGTGGAAGTGGTTACACAAGACGCAATTCAACACGACTCGGTCTCAATAGTGACCTCTCGAAATACGGTCCCTGGGGTTATTTGATGCTGGGCATGCTTCTATGCGGAGGAGCCCTCCTCATATGTGGTTTATGGG CTTCCGCATCGCAATCAGCCCACAATGACTCGGATGCCTCCATGCAACAGGGCAACATCACAATAGAACACCAGTCAACGCCACCCAACTACGAGGAATTGGATCCTCCACCACCCTATTCCGTTCTGTTTCCCAATCAAAAAGCTGTAACTCCTGAGGCGGTGGACACTACCGCAGTCACTTCAGCATCTGTAATGCCAACAAGTACAAGCTCCGAGCCAAATACAAGCTCCACACCAACACCGACGCCAGCGCCAACGGCACCACCAAATTCCGAGATTACAGTCACCTCCTAG